Proteins encoded in a region of the Elizabethkingia bruuniana genome:
- a CDS encoding beta-N-acetylhexosaminidase, with product MRNVFIQLCLLVGTVCTFYSQEISVIPKPQLLQQKTGNFVIDQNTGIQLNGASEKDVQLFLTQLRKASGYALSVKNGKENTIVFQLDTKLNLPNQDGYTLDVSDKNIVVKAKNGNGLFYATQTLRQLLPVSVESSDKKEAQNWTIPALTITDYPRYDWRGYMKDVSRTFYGVDVVKKYLDLMALYKMNTFHWHLTDDQGWRIEIKKYPKLTSEQATVFHRTENQPAERSGFYTQEQIKEIVAYARERKITIVPEIDVPGHSWPTILAYPQLGVNKNSYPYFVFPFVSSWGYWGNQFTPNTLDPSKEEVYTFLQNVFTEIAALFPGEYIHFGGDEVRHVLWEKEPHVQEFMKAHQIGNVKQLQSYFVQRVSGIIKKLGKKPIGWNDVLADDKGLPKETAIMSWLGEEAIKDAASHGFKAVATPYSHVYLDITQADRNDGTPSDLAYSNINSIDRIYAYDPSAGLTKEEEKFVLGIQGNLWSALTQEAKDMNVHVFPRLLAIAETGWTLPANKNFEDFKKRLLTGEKRLDELKVDYYKPGGYISGKWAKNDIKEEFADLAFDVTSKVYTNGRIVAGFFYTSGKNFLEIDGVQLLENGTVISEDLHHSLADTFRGTNKIKPFYYNFKVDRYNPKAKYTVKAKVRGAGGTDSNGNFTFNLSPYKPFTAVEPN from the coding sequence ATGAGAAATGTTTTCATTCAGCTCTGTCTGCTGGTAGGTACAGTATGTACTTTTTATAGTCAGGAAATTTCTGTAATTCCTAAACCCCAGCTGCTGCAGCAAAAGACCGGAAATTTTGTAATTGATCAAAATACAGGAATACAGTTAAATGGAGCGTCCGAAAAAGATGTTCAGCTATTTCTAACCCAACTGAGAAAAGCTTCGGGATACGCTTTGTCTGTAAAAAACGGAAAAGAAAATACAATAGTTTTCCAGTTGGATACAAAACTGAACTTGCCCAATCAGGATGGCTATACATTGGATGTGTCTGATAAAAATATTGTAGTAAAAGCAAAAAACGGGAATGGCCTTTTTTACGCTACGCAAACACTTAGACAGTTGCTGCCTGTCTCTGTAGAAAGTTCGGATAAAAAGGAAGCCCAGAATTGGACAATCCCAGCTTTAACAATTACAGATTATCCAAGATATGACTGGCGGGGATATATGAAGGATGTCAGCCGTACGTTTTATGGAGTGGATGTTGTGAAAAAGTATTTAGATCTGATGGCACTTTATAAGATGAATACTTTTCACTGGCACCTTACAGATGATCAGGGATGGCGTATTGAAATTAAAAAGTATCCTAAACTAACTTCCGAGCAGGCAACAGTATTTCACAGAACAGAAAATCAGCCGGCAGAAAGAAGTGGATTTTATACTCAGGAGCAGATAAAGGAAATTGTAGCTTATGCTAGGGAACGTAAAATAACAATTGTTCCGGAGATTGATGTTCCGGGGCACTCATGGCCTACAATATTAGCTTATCCACAGCTGGGTGTTAATAAAAACAGTTACCCATATTTTGTGTTTCCTTTCGTTTCTTCATGGGGGTATTGGGGAAATCAGTTTACACCGAATACCTTGGATCCTTCTAAAGAGGAAGTATATACCTTCTTGCAAAATGTTTTTACAGAAATAGCAGCATTATTTCCGGGTGAGTATATTCATTTTGGTGGAGATGAAGTCAGACATGTACTGTGGGAGAAAGAACCGCATGTACAAGAGTTTATGAAGGCACACCAGATTGGAAATGTAAAACAACTGCAGAGCTATTTTGTTCAGCGCGTTTCAGGTATTATCAAAAAGCTAGGCAAAAAGCCTATTGGCTGGAACGATGTATTGGCAGATGATAAAGGTTTGCCAAAAGAAACAGCTATTATGAGCTGGTTGGGAGAAGAAGCTATAAAAGATGCTGCAAGTCATGGATTTAAAGCTGTAGCAACACCCTATTCACATGTTTATTTAGATATTACACAGGCTGACAGAAATGACGGAACTCCGAGTGACCTGGCGTATAGTAATATTAATTCAATAGACAGGATTTATGCTTATGATCCGTCCGCAGGTTTAACTAAAGAAGAAGAAAAATTTGTATTGGGTATACAGGGGAATCTTTGGTCCGCATTGACACAGGAAGCTAAAGATATGAATGTGCATGTTTTCCCACGTTTATTAGCCATTGCGGAAACAGGATGGACATTACCAGCCAACAAAAATTTTGAGGACTTTAAAAAGCGTCTTTTAACAGGTGAAAAAAGATTGGATGAGTTGAAGGTCGATTATTATAAACCGGGAGGATATATAAGCGGGAAATGGGCTAAAAACGATATTAAAGAAGAATTTGCAGACCTTGCATTTGATGTTACTTCTAAAGTTTATACAAACGGAAGAATTGTTGCCGGTTTTTTCTATACCTCCGGTAAAAACTTTTTAGAAATCGATGGAGTTCAGTTACTGGAAAATGGTACGGTTATATCAGAAGACCTGCATCATTCATTGGCAGATACATTCAGAGGAACGAACAAAATAAAACCGTTCTATTATAATTTTAAGGTAGATCGGTATAATCCCAAAGCGAAATACACCGTAAAAGCAAAAGTACGAGGAGCAGGGGGAACAGATTCTAATGGAAACTTTACATTTAATCTTAGTCCTTATAAGCCGTTTACAGCTGTTGAACCTAATTAA
- the guaB gene encoding IMP dehydrogenase, whose protein sequence is MPIHDKIIETAITFDDVLLVPSYSEVLPNQVSLKSRLSDKITLKVPIVSAAMDTVTEASLAIALARVGGLGFIHKNMPIEEQANQVNSVKRSENGMISDPVTLSKEHTLGEAKAMMAHYKISGLPVVDNDNKLVGIITNRDVKYQEDLDLKVEEIMTKNNLIVSHKSTTLEEAKEILLKSRVEKLPIVDAENKLVGLITIKDIDNQLEYPNANKDGNGRLIVGAGVGVGADTMDRVKALVVAGVDIIAVDSAHGHSEGVLEKIREIRAAYPDLDIVGGNIVTAEAAKALIEAGANVLKVGVGPGSICTTRVVAGVGVPQLSAIYNVYEYARTQNVAVIADGGIKLSGDIVKAIASGAGAVMLGSLLAGTEEAPGDEIIFQGRKFKSYQGMGSLAAMKRGGKERYFQSEAKKFVPEGIEGRVPFKGKLEEVIFQLSGGLRAGMGYCGAKDIESLQKDSKMVRITGSGLKESHPHDVIITQEAPNYSL, encoded by the coding sequence ATGCCTATACACGACAAAATAATAGAGACGGCAATCACCTTTGATGACGTTCTTCTAGTACCTTCATATTCTGAAGTATTACCAAATCAGGTTTCTCTAAAATCAAGACTTTCCGATAAAATCACCCTGAAAGTTCCTATCGTTTCTGCAGCTATGGATACGGTAACGGAAGCTTCACTTGCTATTGCATTAGCGAGAGTAGGAGGGTTAGGATTTATTCATAAGAATATGCCTATCGAGGAGCAGGCTAATCAGGTTAACAGCGTAAAAAGATCCGAGAACGGTATGATCTCCGATCCTGTTACACTATCCAAAGAGCATACTCTTGGAGAAGCTAAAGCGATGATGGCTCATTATAAAATCTCAGGACTTCCTGTAGTAGATAATGATAACAAACTGGTAGGTATTATTACTAACAGAGATGTGAAATACCAGGAAGATCTAGATCTTAAGGTTGAAGAGATTATGACAAAGAATAACCTTATTGTTTCTCATAAGTCAACAACTCTGGAAGAAGCAAAAGAAATTTTGTTAAAAAGCAGAGTAGAAAAACTTCCTATAGTAGATGCTGAAAACAAATTGGTAGGATTAATTACTATTAAAGATATCGACAATCAGCTGGAGTATCCTAATGCTAATAAAGACGGAAACGGAAGACTTATTGTAGGTGCCGGAGTCGGAGTTGGAGCAGATACAATGGACAGAGTGAAAGCTCTAGTTGTAGCTGGTGTGGATATTATTGCAGTAGACTCTGCACACGGTCATTCAGAAGGTGTTCTTGAAAAGATCAGAGAAATCCGGGCAGCATATCCGGATCTGGATATCGTTGGAGGAAATATTGTAACTGCTGAAGCAGCAAAAGCTCTTATTGAAGCTGGTGCAAATGTTCTGAAAGTAGGTGTTGGTCCGGGATCTATCTGTACAACAAGAGTTGTTGCAGGTGTAGGTGTACCACAATTATCAGCTATCTATAACGTTTACGAATATGCAAGAACACAAAATGTAGCTGTTATTGCAGACGGAGGTATTAAGCTTTCAGGAGATATTGTAAAAGCTATTGCAAGTGGGGCCGGAGCAGTAATGCTTGGATCTCTTTTAGCAGGAACAGAAGAAGCTCCGGGAGATGAAATTATTTTCCAGGGAAGAAAATTCAAGTCTTATCAAGGAATGGGATCTTTAGCAGCAATGAAGCGTGGTGGTAAAGAAAGATATTTCCAAAGTGAGGCTAAGAAATTTGTACCGGAAGGTATCGAAGGACGAGTTCCTTTCAAAGGTAAGTTAGAAGAAGTTATTTTTCAGCTTAGCGGAGGATTAAGAGCCGGAATGGGATACTGTGGAGCTAAAGATATCGAATCTCTTCAGAAAGACTCTAAAATGGTTCGTATCACAGGATCCGGACTTAAAGAATCTCACCCGCATGATGTAATCATTACGCAGGAAGCCCCTAACTACTCATTGTAA
- the tsf gene encoding translation elongation factor Ts gives MYTPVAADVAKLRNHTGAGMMDSKKALVEAEGDFEKAIEILRKKGQKVAANRADRESTEGAVIARVNEDNTLGAIISLNCETDFVAKNEAFIELAYELAEMAITAATKEELLATDFHGITVAEKLIEQTGVIGEKIEIGSFERIEGPFLGAYIHAGNKIAAITSLSANVEGGVDAAKAVSMQIAAMNPIALDETQVSQETIDKELEIERDILTKEGKPANIIDNILKGKMQKFYKENTLVHQAFIKDGSQSVADYVKSVNADLKVVGFVRVSLA, from the coding sequence ATGTATACACCAGTAGCAGCAGACGTAGCTAAACTAAGAAACCACACAGGTGCAGGTATGATGGATAGCAAAAAAGCTTTAGTGGAAGCTGAAGGCGATTTTGAGAAAGCTATCGAAATCCTTAGAAAAAAAGGTCAGAAAGTAGCAGCTAACAGAGCTGACAGAGAAAGTACTGAAGGTGCTGTTATCGCAAGAGTTAATGAAGATAACACTTTAGGTGCTATCATTAGCCTTAACTGTGAGACTGACTTCGTTGCTAAAAACGAAGCTTTCATCGAGTTAGCTTATGAATTAGCTGAAATGGCAATTACTGCTGCGACTAAAGAAGAATTATTAGCTACAGATTTCCACGGAATTACTGTTGCTGAGAAATTAATCGAGCAGACAGGTGTTATCGGTGAGAAAATCGAGATCGGTAGCTTCGAAAGAATTGAAGGACCTTTCTTAGGTGCTTACATCCACGCAGGTAATAAAATTGCTGCTATTACTTCTCTTTCTGCTAACGTAGAAGGTGGTGTTGATGCTGCAAAAGCTGTTTCTATGCAGATCGCTGCAATGAACCCAATCGCTCTTGATGAAACTCAGGTTTCTCAGGAAACTATAGATAAAGAACTAGAGATCGAAAGAGATATCTTAACTAAAGAAGGTAAGCCTGCAAATATTATCGATAACATCCTTAAAGGTAAAATGCAGAAGTTCTACAAAGAGAACACTCTTGTTCACCAGGCGTTCATCAAAGACGGAAGCCAATCAGTAGCTGACTATGTAAAATCAGTTAACGCTGACCTAAAAGTAGTAGGATTCGTAAGAGTAAGCTTAGCTTAA
- a CDS encoding DUF6759 domain-containing protein, giving the protein MKKYLFLISATVLLAGCDAMNYGTYNRFPRYPSYPGNNNTSMANTEREYNELLKTYKPETEAVLNDLLNSTDPNAINTSIVIKNESSCNMVFTISGSNGFKRIPIGTGKVGYAMIRKGTYTLSADVCQKVYRETISIRNSQQLSLK; this is encoded by the coding sequence ATGAAAAAATATTTATTCCTTATTTCTGCAACAGTACTTCTGGCCGGGTGCGATGCCATGAATTATGGCACATACAACCGATTTCCAAGATATCCTTCTTACCCCGGAAACAACAATACTTCTATGGCAAATACTGAAAGAGAATATAATGAGTTACTAAAGACTTATAAACCTGAAACGGAAGCTGTATTAAATGATCTTTTGAACAGTACAGATCCAAATGCTATTAATACTTCTATTGTTATAAAAAATGAATCTTCCTGTAATATGGTTTTCACCATCAGCGGAAGTAATGGTTTTAAAAGAATACCAATTGGTACCGGAAAGGTTGGCTATGCTATGATCCGCAAAGGGACCTATACCCTTTCGGCCGATGTTTGTCAGAAAGTTTACAGAGAAACCATCAGTATCCGAAACTCCCAGCAGTTATCTTTAAAATAA
- the rpsB gene encoding 30S ribosomal protein S2 translates to MAKANVKDLLEAGVHFGHMTRKWNPNMAPYIFMEKNGIHIVDLHKTAVKLDEACNALEKITSAGKKVLFVATKKQAKEVVAKHASELNMPYITERWPGGMLTNFVTIRKAVKKMNAIDKMKKDGTFETLSKKERLQVDRQRANLEKNLGSIADMVRLPSAIFVVDIMREHIAVTEAKKLGIPVFGIVDTNSDPRKVDFVIPGNDDASKSIDMILSVVSESIKEGQSQRKAEKEKSKEGEKATADADADFDAE, encoded by the coding sequence ATGGCAAAAGCAAATGTAAAAGACCTATTAGAGGCTGGCGTACACTTCGGTCACATGACTAGAAAGTGGAATCCAAATATGGCTCCATATATCTTCATGGAGAAAAACGGTATTCACATTGTCGATTTACATAAAACGGCAGTAAAATTGGACGAAGCTTGTAACGCTTTAGAAAAAATTACTTCTGCTGGTAAAAAAGTTCTTTTCGTAGCTACTAAAAAACAAGCTAAAGAAGTTGTTGCAAAACACGCTTCTGAACTGAACATGCCTTATATTACTGAAAGATGGCCAGGTGGTATGCTTACCAACTTCGTAACTATCAGAAAAGCGGTTAAGAAAATGAACGCTATCGATAAAATGAAGAAAGATGGTACTTTCGAAACTTTATCTAAAAAAGAAAGATTACAAGTTGACCGTCAGAGAGCTAACCTAGAGAAAAACTTAGGTTCTATCGCTGACATGGTGCGTCTTCCTTCTGCTATTTTCGTAGTAGATATTATGAGAGAACACATCGCGGTAACTGAAGCTAAGAAATTAGGTATTCCAGTTTTCGGTATCGTTGATACGAACTCTGACCCAAGAAAAGTAGATTTCGTTATCCCAGGTAACGATGATGCTTCTAAATCTATCGATATGATTCTTTCTGTAGTGTCTGAATCTATCAAAGAAGGTCAGTCTCAAAGAAAAGCTGAAAAAGAAAAATCTAAAGAAGGTGAAAAAGCTACAGCTGATGCTGATGCTGATTTCGATGCTGAATAA
- the rpsI gene encoding 30S ribosomal protein S9 — MSTVHKIGRRKTSVARVYVKPGAGNITVNGKDAKTYFCTDMLVYKLNQPFLLTETAGQYDVTVNVFGGGITGQAEAIRLGISRALCAINEEFRLSLKPHGLLTRDARMVERKKFGQKKARKRFQFSKR; from the coding sequence ATGTCTACAGTACACAAAATCGGAAGAAGAAAAACATCTGTAGCGAGAGTTTACGTTAAGCCAGGTGCTGGTAACATTACTGTTAACGGTAAAGATGCTAAAACTTACTTCTGCACAGATATGTTGGTTTACAAATTAAATCAACCATTTTTATTAACTGAAACTGCTGGACAGTACGACGTTACCGTTAATGTTTTCGGTGGTGGTATTACAGGTCAGGCAGAAGCTATCAGACTAGGTATTTCAAGAGCACTTTGCGCAATCAATGAAGAATTCAGATTATCATTGAAACCTCACGGTCTTCTTACCAGAGATGCAAGAATGGTAGAAAGAAAGAAATTCGGTCAGAAAAAAGCGAGAAAGAGATTCCAATTCTCAAAACGTTAA
- the rplM gene encoding 50S ribosomal protein L13, with amino-acid sequence MNTLSYKTVSANKATANKEWVVVDADGQPLGRLASKVAKILRGKHKTNFTPHVDCGDNVIILNAEKVALSGNKWADKEYIWHTGYPGGQKSLTAEELHKKNSATVVEKAVKGMLPKNRLGKAIFKNLHVYVGGEHKHEAQQPKEININEIK; translated from the coding sequence GTGAATACATTAAGTTACAAAACCGTATCGGCTAACAAAGCTACCGCAAATAAAGAATGGGTTGTGGTAGACGCTGATGGACAGCCTTTAGGGCGTTTAGCATCTAAAGTGGCTAAGATTTTGAGAGGAAAGCACAAAACTAACTTTACACCGCACGTTGACTGTGGCGATAACGTTATTATTTTGAATGCTGAGAAAGTAGCACTTTCAGGAAACAAGTGGGCTGATAAAGAGTACATCTGGCATACTGGATACCCAGGAGGTCAAAAATCTTTAACTGCTGAAGAGCTTCACAAGAAAAATAGTGCAACGGTAGTTGAAAAAGCTGTAAAAGGGATGCTTCCTAAAAACAGATTAGGAAAAGCTATCTTCAAAAACCTTCACGTATACGTAGGTGGAGAGCACAAGCATGAAGCACAGCAGCCTAAAGAAATTAATATTAACGAAATTAAATAA
- a CDS encoding DUF3667 domain-containing protein, whose protein sequence is MGHHGKLRSDKTCLNCGHQVEERFCPHCGQENTEPKQPFYYLFTHFFEDFTHYDGQFWGTLKNLLFNPGKLTTTYLKGERQKYVPPVKLYIFMSFITFLMVAFLPINVGSGHNEKDEELIQTQNHLRELNTVEATGIIVKENNIKKVDSIKLQAFLKATKDSLIKKNTIQGDLMNWKDQRFLEGTHIKGANNIKQYDSIQAKNPMNFTTIERPIVKKAFELHEHGATYKDVLNGLIITFFHSLPKALFLYLPLFALTLWLFHSKKKFWYFDHGVFTLHYFSFLLVEIAIVLFLSLIAKWFPFLSFFRNIGYFLATIFSIYSGVYFFIAHYKVYRTHPITTGIAGISLFFINTILFTFLLMILILISFLMIH, encoded by the coding sequence ATGGGACACCACGGAAAACTCCGATCAGACAAGACATGCCTAAACTGTGGCCATCAGGTAGAAGAGAGATTCTGCCCGCATTGTGGCCAGGAAAACACTGAACCCAAACAGCCTTTCTATTATCTTTTCACACACTTCTTTGAAGACTTCACCCATTATGACGGTCAGTTTTGGGGAACATTAAAAAATCTTCTCTTCAATCCTGGAAAATTAACAACTACATACCTAAAAGGTGAACGCCAAAAGTATGTTCCGCCTGTGAAACTATATATTTTCATGAGTTTCATAACTTTTCTAATGGTTGCTTTTTTACCCATAAACGTCGGAAGTGGTCATAATGAAAAAGATGAAGAACTGATTCAAACTCAAAATCACCTCCGTGAATTAAACACTGTTGAAGCAACAGGTATTATCGTCAAAGAAAATAACATAAAGAAAGTTGATTCAATAAAACTTCAGGCATTTTTAAAAGCTACAAAAGATTCTCTGATAAAAAAAAATACTATCCAAGGTGATCTTATGAACTGGAAAGATCAACGCTTTTTAGAAGGCACTCATATAAAAGGTGCTAATAATATAAAACAATACGATTCAATACAAGCAAAAAATCCTATGAACTTTACTACTATTGAACGACCTATTGTAAAAAAAGCTTTTGAGCTTCATGAGCATGGTGCAACTTATAAAGATGTACTGAACGGCCTAATTATAACTTTCTTTCATTCTCTTCCAAAAGCTCTCTTTTTATATCTACCTTTATTTGCACTTACACTATGGCTATTTCATAGCAAGAAAAAGTTTTGGTATTTTGATCACGGCGTTTTCACGTTGCATTATTTTTCATTTCTATTAGTAGAGATTGCAATAGTTCTATTCCTAAGTCTTATTGCAAAATGGTTCCCGTTTTTATCATTTTTCAGAAATATCGGATATTTCTTAGCTACCATATTCTCAATTTATAGTGGAGTTTATTTTTTCATTGCTCATTATAAAGTATACAGGACACATCCGATTACTACAGGTATTGCAGGGATATCTTTATTCTTTATTAATACAATTTTATTTACATTCCTTTTAATGATTCTAATATTAATAAGCTTCCTGATGATTCACTAA
- a CDS encoding methylmalonyl-CoA mutase family protein — MNTKKYTPDNKVRIVTAAALFDGHDAAINIMRRVIQGTGCEVIHLGHDKSAEEVVNTAIQEDANAIALTSYQGGHNEYFKYIYDLLREKNSPQIKIFGGGGGVILPEEIKDLMDYGIDRIYSPDDGRELGLQGMIDDLVHRSDFATGKDITAKDLGAINFDNPTSIAQIISAVENFSDEKPELVKAIDEQSKDLNIPIIGITGTGGAGKSSLTDELVRRFLRSNPDKKIAIISIDPSKKKTGGALLGDRIRMNAINDPRVYMRSMATRENNVSVSPFIHSALNVLKLAHPDVIILETSGIGQSGSEVSDFADVSMYVMTPEYGASTQLEKIDMLDYADLVALNKSDKRGALDALQAVRKQFQRNHLLWENPLDDMPVFATKASQFNDHGTTELYNRLVVKVNETLRQTQGDNVSEFNTFIEQEVTDEVTIIPPKRVRYLSEIVENNKQYDAAIEKQAELARTMYHIDGVKKIISNEVLETEYQKAEKELQQENIDFLKNWDDTKKAFNAEFYSYFVRGKEIKVETSTESLSHLRIPKIALPKYNDWGDLIKWKGQENLPGSFPYTAGIYPFKRTGEDPTRMFAGEGGPERTNRRFHYVSAEMPAKRLSTAFDSVTLYGQDPALPPDIYGKIGNAGVSIATLDDAKKLYSGFDLVNALTSVSMTINGPAPMLLAFFMNAAIDQNVEKYITEHKLEAKVEAVLKAKFDEKGLKRPQYNGELPPSNNGLGLKLLGITGDEVIPADVYEKIKAQTIATVRGTVQADILKEDQAQNTCIFSTEFALRLMGDVQEYFIKEKVRNFYSVSISGYHIAEAGANPISQLAFTLANGFTYVEYYLSRGMDINDFAPNLSFFFSNGIDPEYAVIGRVARRIWAKAMKLKYGADERSQMLKYHIQTSGRSLHAQEIDFNDIRTTLQALYAIYDNCNSLHTNAYDEAITTPTEESVRRAMAIQLIINKELGLAKNENPLQGSFIIEELTDLVEEAVYTEFDRITERGGVLGAMETMYQRSKIQEESMHYEWLKHTGEYPIIGVNTFLGKDGSPTVLPGEVIRSTEEEKQAQIESLHNFQEANEGKSEEALRKLQHAAINQQNLFGVMMDAVKYCSLGQITNALFEVGGKYRRNM; from the coding sequence ATGAATACAAAAAAATATACTCCTGACAATAAAGTTAGGATCGTTACAGCAGCGGCTTTGTTCGACGGACATGACGCTGCTATAAACATTATGCGGCGGGTGATCCAGGGAACCGGATGCGAGGTTATTCACCTTGGACATGACAAATCAGCAGAAGAAGTTGTAAACACAGCAATACAAGAAGATGCTAATGCTATAGCATTGACTTCTTATCAGGGCGGACATAACGAATACTTTAAGTATATCTATGATCTGCTGAGAGAAAAGAACTCACCACAGATTAAAATCTTCGGTGGCGGCGGCGGCGTTATCCTGCCTGAAGAAATAAAAGACCTTATGGATTATGGTATCGACAGAATTTATTCTCCGGACGACGGCCGAGAGCTTGGTCTTCAGGGAATGATTGATGATCTTGTACACAGATCTGATTTTGCTACTGGAAAAGATATAACTGCAAAAGACCTGGGTGCTATAAACTTCGACAATCCAACGAGCATTGCCCAGATTATTTCGGCAGTGGAGAATTTCTCAGACGAAAAACCTGAGCTGGTAAAGGCTATAGATGAACAATCAAAAGATCTGAATATTCCGATTATTGGTATTACTGGTACTGGTGGTGCTGGTAAATCTTCTTTAACGGACGAACTGGTAAGACGCTTCCTGCGTTCTAATCCGGATAAAAAGATTGCGATTATCTCTATTGACCCTTCCAAAAAGAAAACAGGAGGCGCCCTTTTAGGTGACAGAATCCGTATGAATGCTATTAATGATCCAAGAGTCTACATGCGTTCGATGGCTACCAGAGAAAATAATGTTTCGGTTTCGCCGTTTATTCACTCTGCATTAAATGTCCTAAAATTGGCACATCCGGATGTTATTATATTGGAAACATCTGGTATCGGACAGTCCGGTTCTGAAGTTTCTGATTTTGCAGATGTATCAATGTATGTAATGACTCCTGAATATGGAGCTTCTACTCAGCTTGAAAAAATAGACATGCTGGATTATGCAGATCTTGTTGCTTTAAATAAATCGGATAAACGCGGTGCCCTGGATGCATTACAAGCTGTAAGAAAGCAATTCCAGAGAAACCATCTTTTATGGGAAAATCCATTAGATGATATGCCGGTTTTTGCAACCAAAGCTTCTCAATTCAACGATCATGGCACAACAGAACTCTATAACAGATTAGTTGTAAAGGTAAATGAGACCCTTCGACAGACTCAGGGGGACAATGTATCGGAGTTTAATACTTTTATAGAACAGGAGGTAACAGATGAAGTGACCATAATTCCGCCCAAAAGAGTCCGTTATCTGTCTGAAATTGTAGAAAATAACAAGCAATATGATGCTGCAATTGAGAAACAGGCTGAATTAGCCAGAACAATGTATCATATTGACGGTGTTAAGAAGATTATCTCCAATGAGGTTTTGGAAACTGAATATCAAAAAGCGGAAAAAGAACTGCAACAGGAAAACATAGATTTCCTTAAAAACTGGGATGATACAAAAAAAGCATTCAACGCAGAATTCTATTCTTACTTCGTTCGTGGAAAAGAGATTAAAGTAGAAACCTCAACAGAATCTTTATCCCATCTTAGAATTCCTAAAATAGCACTACCTAAGTATAATGACTGGGGAGACCTGATTAAATGGAAAGGCCAGGAGAACCTTCCGGGAAGTTTCCCTTACACAGCAGGTATTTATCCATTCAAAAGAACCGGAGAAGATCCTACGAGAATGTTTGCCGGAGAAGGCGGACCGGAAAGAACCAACAGAAGATTCCATTATGTTTCTGCAGAAATGCCGGCAAAACGTTTGTCTACAGCTTTTGACTCGGTAACATTATATGGTCAGGATCCTGCTTTACCACCAGATATCTATGGTAAAATTGGTAATGCCGGAGTTTCTATTGCAACATTGGATGATGCTAAAAAGCTATACTCTGGTTTTGACCTTGTAAATGCTCTGACTTCTGTGTCTATGACTATTAATGGTCCTGCTCCGATGCTATTGGCTTTCTTTATGAATGCAGCTATCGACCAGAATGTTGAAAAATATATTACTGAACACAAGCTTGAAGCGAAAGTAGAAGCTGTTCTGAAAGCCAAGTTTGACGAAAAAGGCTTAAAGAGACCTCAATATAACGGAGAGTTGCCTCCATCTAATAATGGTTTAGGCTTAAAATTGTTAGGAATTACCGGAGATGAAGTGATCCCTGCAGATGTTTACGAAAAAATCAAAGCCCAAACAATAGCTACCGTTCGGGGAACAGTCCAGGCAGATATTCTGAAAGAAGATCAGGCACAAAACACTTGTATTTTCTCTACCGAATTTGCACTAAGATTAATGGGTGACGTTCAGGAGTATTTCATTAAAGAAAAAGTAAGAAATTTCTATTCGGTTTCTATTTCAGGATATCATATTGCAGAAGCCGGAGCTAATCCGATTTCGCAATTGGCATTTACATTGGCAAACGGATTTACTTATGTGGAATACTATCTAAGCCGTGGAATGGACATCAACGATTTTGCACCAAACTTATCTTTCTTCTTCTCCAACGGTATCGACCCTGAATATGCAGTTATCGGCCGTGTGGCAAGAAGAATCTGGGCAAAAGCCATGAAACTGAAATATGGTGCAGATGAAAGAAGCCAGATGCTGAAGTATCATATTCAGACTTCCGGCCGTTCACTTCACGCTCAGGAAATTGATTTTAATGATATCAGAACCACGCTTCAGGCTTTATATGCTATTTATGACAACTGCAATTCACTTCACACCAATGCATATGACGAAGCGATTACAACACCAACAGAAGAATCTGTAAGAAGAGCGATGGCCATTCAGCTTATTATTAACAAAGAATTAGGTCTGGCTAAAAATGAAAATCCGCTTCAGGGCTCTTTTATTATCGAGGAATTAACAGACCTTGTAGAAGAAGCTGTATATACTGAATTCGACAGAATTACAGAAAGAGGTGGTGTTCTTGGTGCTATGGAAACCATGTATCAGCGTTCAAAAATTCAGGAAGAGTCTATGCATTATGAATGGCTGAAACATACCGGGGAATATCCTATTATTGGTGTAAACACATTCCTGGGCAAAGATGGGTCTCCAACTGTTTTACCAGGAGAGGTTATTCGTTCCACTGAGGAAGAAAAGCAGGCACAGATTGAATCTCTTCACAATTTCCAGGAAGCCAATGAAGGAAAATCTGAAGAGGCTTTAA